One genomic region from Euleptes europaea isolate rEulEur1 chromosome 6, rEulEur1.hap1, whole genome shotgun sequence encodes:
- the ANKRD63 gene encoding ankyrin repeat domain-containing protein 63 encodes MLKPRDLGPGAATRTFVEAMRAGRLHLGRFVLDALDGRIVDCRAERGRTPLMLAVALPEPACRLAFARLLLERGAAVHLRDDAGRSALSLACERGHLDAAQLLVQHGADPDAADARGWSPLMHAAAAGRAPLLEWLLRAFRRLGQLRLDRADRAGRTALQLAADGGHGQCVRALQAAAARALPEPPPAWAHGEDEAAAEAAATHRRPPQDPAPGTPPSRGGQGASSLRGRPLVRRATAPDCQSLLGC; translated from the coding sequence ATGCTGAAGCCGCGGGACCTGGGCCCGGGGGCGGCCACGCGCACCTTCGTGGAGGCGATGCGGGCGGGCCGGCTGCACCTGGGCCGCTTCGTGCTGGACGCGCTGGACGGGCGCATCGTGGACTGCCGGGCGGAGCGGGGCCGCACGCCGCTCATGCTGGCCGTGGCGCTGCCCGAGCCGGCCTGCCGCCTGGCCTTCGCGCGCCTGCTGCTCGAGCGCGGCGCCGCCGTCCACCTGCGCGACGACGCCGGCCGCAGCGCCCTCAGCCTGGCCTGCGAGCGCGGCCACCTCGACGCCGCCCAGCTCCTCGTGCAGCACGGCGCCGACCCCGACGCCGCCGACGCGCGCGGCTGGAGCCCGCTCAtgcacgccgccgccgccggccgcgcgccccTGCTCGAGTGGCTCCTGCGCGCCTTCCGCCGCCTCGGCCAGCTGCGCCTCGACCGCGCCGACCGCGCCGGACGCACCGCCCTGCAGCTCGCCGCCGACGGGGGACACGGCCAGTGCGTGCGGGCCCTgcaggccgccgccgcccgcgcccTCCCCGAGCCGCCGCCCGCCTGGGCCCACGGGGAGGacgaggcggcggcggaggcggcggcgacGCACCGGCGGCCGCCCCAGGACCCGGCGCCCGGCACACCGCCCTCGCGAGGGGGCCAGGGGGCCTCGTCCCTCCGAGGCCGCCCGCTGGTCCGCAGGGCCACGGCGCCGGACTGCCAGAGCCTCCTGGGCTGCTAA